One window from the genome of Haladaptatus paucihalophilus DX253 encodes:
- a CDS encoding DUF58 domain-containing protein encodes MLTRRGGAFVAVGIAGFALAWSFGARSLNAVVGPILVALLVGYIQLKRTSHPQLDVSVPSVGSREDEVTITLDFSAPDPFAGTVELELDDGLEYDGGPVKSSIGETTVEFDVRLAKRGEQSIGPVRIVGKDVFGLFKRTFTHQVRETILVFPRIRPVDGDATVRALQDAHVNAARREFEQLREYQTGDPLRDVHWKSSAKRPVGEMLVRQFEAQAESERIEIVAEANAGRVDTVADATASIASALLDGGVAVGVTTPEGRVAPDGATEQRTKILTLLAHMESGRVHERERARADVLVRGPTDREHAEIQWGGDTMSFDEFASGGARTTAPHTARADGGETR; translated from the coding sequence ATGCTGACGCGACGTGGCGGTGCGTTCGTCGCGGTCGGAATCGCCGGGTTCGCGTTGGCGTGGTCGTTCGGCGCGCGGTCGCTGAACGCCGTCGTCGGACCGATTTTGGTGGCGCTACTCGTCGGCTACATCCAACTGAAACGGACGAGCCACCCCCAACTCGACGTCTCGGTACCGAGCGTCGGCTCACGGGAGGACGAAGTGACGATAACGCTCGATTTCTCCGCGCCCGACCCCTTCGCCGGGACGGTCGAATTGGAACTCGATGACGGACTCGAATACGACGGCGGCCCCGTGAAGAGCAGCATCGGCGAGACGACCGTCGAGTTCGACGTTCGACTCGCAAAGCGCGGCGAACAGTCGATCGGACCGGTTCGCATCGTCGGGAAGGACGTCTTCGGACTGTTCAAGCGGACGTTCACCCATCAGGTTCGGGAGACCATCCTCGTCTTCCCGCGGATACGACCGGTCGATGGGGACGCCACCGTTCGCGCACTCCAAGACGCCCACGTGAACGCGGCCCGGCGCGAGTTCGAACAGCTCCGGGAGTATCAGACCGGCGACCCGCTCCGTGACGTCCACTGGAAATCGAGCGCGAAACGACCGGTGGGCGAGATGCTCGTCCGCCAGTTCGAGGCGCAGGCGGAGAGCGAACGGATAGAAATCGTGGCCGAGGCGAACGCGGGGCGCGTCGATACCGTGGCTGACGCGACCGCCAGTATCGCGTCCGCCCTACTCGACGGCGGCGTCGCGGTCGGGGTGACGACGCCCGAAGGCCGCGTCGCGCCCGACGGCGCGACCGAACAGCGGACGAAGATTCTCACTCTGCTCGCGCACATGGAGAGCGGACGGGTTCACGAACGCGAGCGCGCGCGAGCGGACGTCCTCGTTCGCGGACCGACCGACCGGGAGCACGCGGAAATTCAATGGGGCGGCGACACGATGTCGTTCGACGAGTTCGCGTCGGGCGGCGCGCGGACGACCGCGCCACACACGGCCCGCGCGGACGGGGGTGAGACGCGATGA
- a CDS encoding coenzyme F420-0:L-glutamate ligase: MNVFAVSGIPEVEPGDDIAALVEERVDLEPGDVLLVASTIVSKAEGRTATLDEFPTSPRAEEIAGRLSEISGEEKDPRFAQAVLEESTELVMEAPFLLTATRFGHIGVNAGIDRSNTGDADLLLLPKRPSESAARIRAGLSLDVPVVVTDTCGRPFRHGQRGVAIGWDGPPASRDWRGERDRDGHELEVTVESVVDELASAANLVSGEGDDGLPVVVVRDWEFGDHGGSDNLFRSVEGDFVRQALRGWEFARD; the protein is encoded by the coding sequence ATGAACGTCTTCGCGGTATCCGGGATTCCCGAGGTCGAACCCGGCGACGACATCGCGGCGCTCGTCGAGGAACGAGTTGACCTCGAACCCGGCGACGTGCTGTTGGTCGCGAGTACCATCGTCTCGAAAGCCGAGGGACGGACCGCAACGCTCGACGAATTCCCGACGAGTCCGCGAGCGGAGGAAATCGCGGGACGCCTGTCGGAAATCTCGGGTGAGGAGAAAGACCCGCGGTTCGCACAGGCCGTCCTCGAAGAGAGCACGGAACTCGTCATGGAAGCGCCCTTCCTGCTGACCGCGACGCGGTTCGGCCACATCGGGGTCAACGCGGGTATCGACCGGTCGAACACGGGGGACGCGGACCTACTCTTGCTCCCGAAGCGACCGAGCGAGAGCGCCGCCAGAATTCGGGCGGGACTCTCGCTGGACGTGCCCGTCGTCGTCACCGACACCTGTGGCCGCCCGTTTCGCCACGGACAGCGCGGGGTCGCCATCGGCTGGGACGGACCCCCCGCGAGCCGCGACTGGCGGGGCGAGCGCGACAGGGACGGCCACGAACTCGAAGTGACCGTCGAATCCGTCGTGGACGAACTCGCCTCCGCGGCGAACCTCGTGAGCGGCGAGGGCGACGACGGTCTGCCCGTCGTCGTCGTCCGCGATTGGGAGTTCGGCGACCACGGGGGAAGCGACAACCTGTTTCGGTCGGTCGAGGGGGATTTCGTCCGGCAGGCGCTCCGGGGGTGGGAGTTTGCGCGGGATTGA
- a CDS encoding 5,10-methylenetetrahydromethanopterin reductase: MRGIELTPEEPIAELVEHGKTAEDEGFDTLFASSHYNNRDPFTVLSRVADATEDIRLGPGVVNPYESHPVTLASRVATLDEASDGRAVFGVGAGDRSTLRNLGIDRDRPLRRVLETMKVSKDLWAGERVTHDGTFTARDAGLNYDVGEIPVYVGAQGPHMLRMSAKHADGALVNASHPRDFDWASDRIEEGLAERPDERGEFDFAAYACVSVAEDGDAAREAARPPVAFIAGGTAEPVLDRHGIDEEAAGEIGKSIEAGEFAAAFEAVTPAMIDAFCIAGTPETVADRIAAVLDYADSFVAGSPLGPDRENAVSLVAAALDRARRRRA; encoded by the coding sequence TTGCGCGGGATTGAACTCACGCCCGAGGAGCCGATTGCCGAGTTGGTCGAACACGGGAAGACGGCCGAGGACGAGGGCTTCGACACGCTGTTCGCCAGCAGCCACTACAACAATCGCGACCCGTTCACCGTCCTCTCGCGGGTCGCAGACGCCACCGAGGACATCCGCCTCGGGCCGGGCGTCGTCAACCCCTACGAGAGCCACCCGGTGACGCTCGCCTCCCGGGTCGCAACGCTCGACGAAGCCAGCGACGGACGGGCGGTGTTCGGCGTCGGCGCGGGCGACCGCTCGACGCTCCGAAACCTCGGCATCGACCGCGACCGACCGCTCCGGCGCGTGTTGGAGACGATGAAGGTCTCGAAGGACCTGTGGGCGGGCGAACGCGTCACCCACGACGGAACCTTCACCGCGCGGGACGCGGGACTGAACTACGACGTCGGCGAGATTCCGGTGTACGTCGGCGCACAGGGGCCGCACATGCTCCGCATGAGCGCGAAACACGCCGACGGCGCGCTGGTCAACGCCTCCCATCCGCGGGATTTCGACTGGGCGAGCGACCGCATCGAGGAGGGACTGGCCGAGCGCCCCGACGAACGCGGCGAGTTCGACTTCGCGGCCTACGCCTGCGTGAGCGTGGCCGAAGACGGCGATGCGGCCCGCGAAGCGGCCCGTCCGCCGGTGGCGTTCATCGCGGGCGGAACGGCGGAGCCGGTGCTCGACAGACACGGAATCGACGAGGAAGCGGCGGGGGAAATCGGAAAGAGCATCGAGGCCGGCGAGTTCGCCGCGGCGTTCGAGGCGGTGACGCCCGCGATGATAGACGCCTTCTGTATCGCTGGGACACCGGAGACGGTGGCTGACAGAATCGCCGCCGTACTCGACTACGCGGACAGTTTCGTCGCCGGGTCGCCGCTCGGACCGGACCGCGAAAACGCGGTCAGTCTTGTTGCGGCGGCACTCGACCGGGCACGTCGGAGACGAGCGTAG
- a CDS encoding outer membrane protein assembly factor BamB family protein, producing the protein MVGRSSRRGFLRISGLGLSILGSGCSALQAQSPRQDPRWSVEFDGTPARATTLSDGGLVIATTFTPDGELGHLRFSGEYQRLAELIQVKTPPVVYDHRALVESEGIVRTVALDGSSQTRLRTGYLALGHYAPVVLGSSMFGVGYSDEFGKYVVFALDLTAERIRWIRPFGTARASIAADGERVFAASPSGVVRAYRADDGGTLWRCEIGKGARLAHRGDSVLVATRGGMTALDAADGSIRWQTESSWIASVDTVPAVADSTVYAVLSLYSNHHRTVFETETYLIAFHLDTGAERWRTRVSYGTPLTVTEDGIVAETMEKVETDRGNREFRKNLSVFATGGKRLTKYDLPDRATMRPVLLDDAVIAGYGKTVAAYDR; encoded by the coding sequence ATGGTCGGTCGTTCGTCTCGACGCGGCTTTCTGCGTATTTCCGGCCTCGGCCTGTCGATACTCGGCAGCGGCTGTAGCGCCCTCCAAGCGCAGTCGCCCCGTCAAGACCCGCGCTGGTCGGTCGAATTCGACGGGACCCCGGCACGAGCGACGACTCTCTCCGACGGTGGCCTCGTCATCGCAACGACGTTCACGCCCGACGGCGAACTCGGTCACCTTCGATTCTCCGGCGAGTACCAACGACTCGCCGAACTGATACAGGTCAAGACGCCCCCGGTCGTTTACGACCACCGCGCGCTCGTCGAATCCGAGGGCATCGTCCGCACCGTCGCGCTCGACGGCAGTTCCCAAACGCGACTTCGAACCGGGTACTTGGCGCTCGGCCACTACGCTCCGGTCGTTTTGGGGTCGTCCATGTTCGGCGTCGGCTACAGCGACGAGTTCGGCAAATACGTCGTCTTCGCGCTCGATTTGACCGCCGAACGGATTCGCTGGATCCGCCCGTTCGGCACCGCTCGGGCGTCCATCGCCGCCGACGGCGAGCGCGTCTTCGCCGCGTCCCCGTCCGGTGTCGTCCGCGCCTACCGCGCGGACGACGGGGGGACGCTCTGGCGGTGCGAGATCGGGAAGGGGGCGCGGTTGGCACACCGCGGGGATTCAGTTCTCGTCGCTACTCGGGGCGGGATGACCGCCCTCGACGCCGCGGATGGTTCGATACGCTGGCAGACCGAGAGCAGTTGGATCGCGTCCGTGGACACCGTGCCCGCGGTGGCCGACTCGACCGTCTACGCCGTGTTGTCGCTCTACTCGAATCATCACCGAACCGTATTCGAGACTGAGACGTACCTCATCGCCTTCCACCTCGATACCGGCGCGGAACGCTGGCGAACGCGCGTCAGCTACGGGACGCCGCTCACCGTGACCGAGGACGGTATCGTCGCCGAGACCATGGAGAAAGTCGAGACGGACCGCGGGAACCGCGAGTTTCGAAAGAACCTCTCCGTCTTCGCCACCGGTGGCAAACGGTTGACGAAGTACGACCTGCCCGACAGGGCGACGATGCGTCCCGTCCTCCTCGACGACGCGGTTATCGCCGGATACGGGAAGACCGTCGCCGCGTACGACCGCTGA
- a CDS encoding LURP-one-related/scramblase family protein, with amino-acid sequence MTGRGDVGGWSFEGRECTVRKHLLREEFRVTDPDGNTLLTTERKVAEGRATFPFRDSEGDAVFRVDSGQTFDIEGEYTLVKSETDEPELVLSRELDFRRHHWTIDRPDGERIAELSSRRGIAGALNTVVDVFSPFPRTFTVTAPNGEHVGTISGRLSPRTAYDVRIERPGAIPRTTLTAGAVAVAVLESV; translated from the coding sequence ATGACGGGACGCGGCGACGTCGGCGGGTGGTCGTTCGAGGGACGCGAATGTACTGTCAGGAAACACCTCCTCCGCGAAGAGTTTCGGGTGACCGACCCGGACGGGAACACGCTGCTCACCACCGAACGCAAGGTCGCGGAAGGGCGGGCCACGTTTCCGTTTCGGGACTCCGAGGGGGACGCCGTCTTCCGCGTCGATTCTGGCCAGACCTTCGACATCGAGGGGGAGTACACGCTCGTGAAATCGGAGACGGACGAACCCGAACTCGTCCTCTCGCGGGAGTTGGACTTTCGCCGCCACCACTGGACCATCGACCGACCGGACGGGGAACGCATCGCCGAGTTATCCTCCCGCCGAGGCATCGCTGGCGCACTGAACACCGTCGTGGACGTGTTCTCGCCGTTCCCGCGCACGTTCACCGTCACGGCACCGAACGGCGAACACGTCGGGACGATTTCTGGACGGCTCTCGCCGCGGACCGCCTACGACGTGCGTATCGAACGCCCCGGAGCGATTCCGCGGACGACGCTCACCGCTGGCGCGGTAGCCGTCGCGGTGCTCGAAAGCGTGTAG
- a CDS encoding DUF5518 domain-containing protein, with amino-acid sequence MVSPSHVRILSPAWRYALIGALVSLPVSAIINWLPNSEATIGGGIMIVGALVAGGIAAIRSTEPSAAGLRAGFLGGLVAVLIFLVTVDITAVWPLSRVIFWVFAGGISLCVAPLFGRGCGRIGGWVTITIVTRWKTSANVS; translated from the coding sequence ATGGTTTCGCCGTCTCACGTTCGCATTCTCTCCCCAGCATGGCGATACGCGCTCATCGGCGCACTGGTCTCGCTCCCGGTCTCAGCCATTATCAACTGGCTTCCGAATTCAGAGGCGACTATCGGCGGTGGAATTATGATTGTTGGGGCGCTCGTCGCGGGAGGCATCGCTGCAATCCGCTCAACAGAACCAAGTGCTGCCGGACTCCGCGCTGGGTTCCTTGGTGGTCTCGTCGCTGTGCTCATTTTCCTCGTAACGGTCGATATCACGGCGGTATGGCCGCTGTCCAGAGTCATCTTCTGGGTGTTTGCTGGGGGGATAAGTCTGTGCGTCGCCCCTCTATTCGGTCGAGGATGCGGTCGTATCGGTGGATGGGTGACGATCACCATTGTCACCCGATGGAAGACTAGCGCGAACGTGTCGTAA
- a CDS encoding DUF7573 domain-containing protein, whose product MSEDTSLSEFVGKTGESDRQDGADGQDETVETAETTDADGSATDHESAEKPDEPAVEPARATYDWTPDGAACTRCGAAVEKRWRDDGGMVCADCKEW is encoded by the coding sequence GTGTCAGAGGATACGTCGCTCTCGGAATTCGTCGGGAAGACGGGCGAGTCGGACAGACAGGACGGGGCGGACGGACAGGACGAAACGGTCGAAACGGCCGAGACGACCGACGCGGACGGGTCGGCGACGGACCACGAATCCGCCGAGAAGCCGGACGAACCCGCCGTCGAACCCGCCAGAGCGACGTACGATTGGACGCCCGACGGCGCGGCTTGTACGCGCTGTGGGGCGGCGGTCGAGAAGCGCTGGCGGGACGACGGCGGAATGGTCTGTGCCGACTGCAAGGAGTGGTGA
- a CDS encoding NUDIX domain-containing protein — MDETHVVTCFLRNRGAVLLLRRSEDVGSYSGQWGGVAGHAEGDPDALAREEIEEETGLLSSCTFVRAGDTFDVADDSLDKRWVVHPYLFDCASRDATTDWETTETAWVPPTEILRRETVPDLWTSYDRVAPTVESVAEDAEHGSAYISVRALEVLRDRAGLCAVRGGDWDELTRLAADLIDARPSMAALANRVNRVMSDATDDRTPEAVERAAIDGIERAYRVDEAATRNAREQVADETVLTLSRSGTVLDALRAADRVFVAESRPALEGVGVAESLADATNVTLHTDAAIAHVLATEDVDRVVVGADSVLPNGDVVNKTGTRVAALAARNEDVPVFVVTATDKVRTGDDLVLEEGNPDAVYDGDADLSVLNPTFDVTPAEFVSGYVTERGLLEREGIEAVADELRELAEWND, encoded by the coding sequence ATGGACGAAACCCACGTCGTCACCTGCTTTCTGCGCAACCGCGGTGCGGTGTTGCTCCTCCGGAGAAGCGAGGACGTCGGGTCCTATTCGGGGCAGTGGGGCGGGGTCGCCGGACACGCGGAGGGCGACCCGGACGCGCTCGCACGCGAGGAAATCGAGGAGGAAACCGGACTGCTCTCTTCCTGCACGTTCGTCCGCGCCGGGGACACCTTCGACGTGGCCGACGACTCGCTCGACAAGCGCTGGGTCGTTCACCCGTACCTGTTCGACTGTGCGAGTCGGGACGCGACCACCGATTGGGAGACGACCGAGACGGCGTGGGTTCCCCCGACCGAAATCCTTCGGCGCGAGACGGTGCCGGACCTGTGGACCTCCTACGACCGCGTCGCGCCCACGGTCGAATCCGTCGCCGAGGACGCCGAACACGGGTCCGCGTATATCTCCGTTCGGGCGCTCGAAGTTCTCCGCGACCGGGCCGGACTGTGCGCGGTCCGCGGCGGCGACTGGGACGAACTGACCCGACTCGCGGCGGACCTTATCGACGCTCGACCGAGCATGGCCGCGCTGGCGAACCGCGTGAACCGCGTCATGTCCGATGCGACCGACGACCGAACCCCCGAAGCGGTCGAACGCGCCGCAATCGACGGCATCGAACGCGCCTATCGCGTGGACGAGGCGGCGACGCGCAACGCCCGCGAGCAGGTCGCCGATGAAACGGTGCTGACGCTCTCGCGCTCCGGGACGGTGCTGGACGCGCTTCGCGCCGCGGACCGCGTGTTCGTCGCCGAATCCCGCCCCGCCCTCGAAGGCGTCGGCGTCGCGGAGTCGCTGGCCGACGCGACGAACGTGACGCTTCACACCGACGCCGCGATAGCGCACGTGCTGGCGACGGAGGACGTGGACCGCGTCGTCGTCGGAGCCGATTCCGTCCTCCCGAACGGCGACGTGGTGAACAAGACCGGAACCCGAGTGGCGGCGTTGGCAGCGAGAAACGAGGACGTTCCGGTGTTCGTCGTCACCGCGACGGACAAGGTCCGAACCGGGGACGACCTCGTGCTGGAAGAAGGAAACCCGGATGCGGTGTACGACGGCGACGCGGACCTGTCGGTCCTGAATCCGACGTTCGACGTGACGCCAGCCGAGTTCGTTTCGGGCTACGTCACCGAACGCGGCCTTTTGGAGCGGGAAGGCATCGAGGCGGTAGCCGACGAACTGCGGGAATTAGCCGAGTGGAACGACTGA
- the ddh gene encoding D-2-hydroxyacid dehydrogenase, whose translation MQISHLGIHESVEAVFPPEQLREELSALDPTVAVVGDGDRDALADCDALVTFAYRESFLDADLEWIHSIQAGYDRFPLSELEEAGIILTNSTGIHGTSVGETVLGTMLEIARRLHRFSRQQVAHEWTRPDWDEPFTLQHEPICVVGLGTLGQGIAKRADAIGMHVTGVRRSAESVPHVRTVYANDDLHEAISDARFVALATPLTDETEGLMGEAEFDAMRDDAYFVNVARGDCADQDALVAALQGGDIAGAALDVFEEEPLPEDSPLWDMDDVIVTPHAAAAEVDYYRHIAELVRENAQHIDADEELTNRVV comes from the coding sequence ATGCAGATTTCGCACCTCGGAATTCACGAGTCGGTCGAAGCCGTCTTCCCGCCCGAACAGTTGCGCGAGGAACTCTCCGCGCTCGACCCGACGGTCGCGGTGGTCGGCGACGGCGACCGAGACGCGCTCGCGGACTGCGATGCGCTCGTCACGTTCGCCTATCGGGAGTCCTTCCTCGACGCCGACCTCGAATGGATACACTCGATTCAGGCGGGGTACGACCGCTTTCCGCTCTCCGAGCTCGAAGAAGCGGGTATCATCCTGACGAACAGCACGGGGATTCACGGCACGAGCGTCGGCGAAACCGTGTTGGGAACCATGCTCGAAATCGCCCGCCGCCTCCACAGATTCTCCCGTCAGCAGGTCGCGCACGAGTGGACCCGTCCCGACTGGGACGAACCGTTCACGCTCCAGCACGAACCGATATGCGTGGTCGGCCTCGGCACCCTCGGGCAGGGAATCGCCAAGCGCGCAGACGCCATCGGCATGCACGTTACGGGCGTTCGCCGGTCCGCCGAGTCGGTACCGCACGTTCGGACGGTGTACGCGAACGACGACCTCCACGAAGCCATCTCTGACGCTCGGTTCGTCGCGCTGGCGACCCCCCTCACTGACGAGACGGAGGGGCTGATGGGCGAAGCGGAGTTCGACGCCATGCGGGACGACGCCTACTTCGTCAACGTGGCACGCGGGGATTGTGCCGACCAAGACGCCTTGGTCGCGGCGTTGCAGGGCGGCGACATCGCGGGTGCCGCCCTCGACGTGTTCGAGGAGGAACCGCTCCCCGAGGACTCGCCGCTGTGGGACATGGACGACGTTATCGTCACGCCCCACGCCGCCGCGGCGGAGGTCGATTACTACCGCCACATCGCGGAACTCGTCCGGGAGAACGCACAGCACATCGACGCCGACGAGGAACTCACCAACCGAGTCGTATAG
- a CDS encoding FAD-binding oxidoreductase: MATTAKDADETTIERFREGLRGTVIRPDDPEFDDARTIYNAMIDKRPGLIVRCANVGDVIAAVKFAREQDFEAAIRSGGHSGPGLGLVDDGLVIDLSGMTGIHVDPDAKTVRVEPGCTWGDVDSATHAFGLATVSGVISTTGVSGLTLGGGHGYLTRKYGLTIDNLLSADVVLADGRLVRASEDEHEDLFWALRGGGGNFGVVVSFEYELHPVDTVVGGPLFWPISELETTMRWYREWLPQAPEDVYAFYLIAEVPGEPFPEELHGKNVCGLMWCCLGSEAETDAALQSARDAAEPLFEHVESMPYPAIQGMFDGLYPPGDQWYWKGDYVRELTDDAIAVHERFSEVPTPKSTMHLYPIDGAVHDVAPDETAWSVRDATWSMVIVGVDADPANDKKITKWARDYWHALHPHTVGGSYINFMMEEGEDRVQASYGDNYERLRAVKATYDPDNFFHVNQNIEPAN, encoded by the coding sequence ATGGCAACGACAGCGAAAGACGCTGACGAAACGACCATCGAACGATTTCGGGAGGGCCTTCGAGGAACGGTGATTCGGCCGGACGACCCGGAGTTCGACGACGCGCGCACGATTTACAACGCGATGATAGACAAACGTCCCGGACTCATCGTTCGGTGTGCCAACGTCGGGGACGTAATCGCGGCCGTGAAGTTCGCTCGCGAACAGGACTTCGAAGCCGCCATCCGAAGCGGGGGGCACAGCGGTCCAGGTCTGGGACTGGTGGACGACGGACTGGTCATCGACCTGTCGGGCATGACGGGCATCCACGTGGACCCGGACGCGAAAACCGTGCGAGTCGAACCCGGGTGCACGTGGGGTGACGTGGATTCCGCGACCCACGCGTTCGGCCTCGCAACTGTGAGCGGAGTCATCTCGACGACCGGGGTTAGCGGCCTGACCCTCGGCGGTGGACACGGCTATCTGACCCGGAAATACGGCCTGACCATCGACAACCTGCTGAGCGCGGATGTGGTACTCGCGGATGGACGCTTGGTTCGCGCGAGCGAGGACGAGCACGAAGACCTGTTCTGGGCGCTTCGGGGCGGCGGCGGCAACTTCGGCGTGGTCGTCTCGTTCGAATACGAGTTGCACCCGGTAGACACGGTGGTCGGGGGGCCGCTGTTCTGGCCGATATCGGAACTCGAAACGACGATGCGCTGGTACCGCGAGTGGCTCCCGCAGGCCCCGGAGGACGTGTACGCGTTTTACCTGATTGCCGAGGTGCCGGGCGAACCATTCCCGGAAGAACTCCACGGTAAGAACGTGTGCGGACTGATGTGGTGCTGTCTGGGGTCGGAAGCCGAAACCGATGCGGCGCTCCAGTCGGCCCGCGACGCCGCCGAACCGTTATTCGAGCACGTCGAGTCGATGCCCTATCCGGCGATCCAAGGCATGTTCGACGGCCTCTACCCGCCGGGCGACCAGTGGTACTGGAAGGGGGATTACGTGCGCGAGTTGACCGACGACGCCATCGCCGTCCACGAGCGTTTTAGCGAGGTGCCGACCCCGAAATCGACGATGCACCTCTATCCCATCGACGGGGCGGTCCACGACGTCGCACCAGACGAGACCGCGTGGAGCGTTCGCGACGCGACGTGGTCGATGGTTATCGTGGGCGTCGATGCCGACCCGGCGAACGACAAGAAAATCACCAAGTGGGCCCGCGACTACTGGCATGCGCTCCACCCGCACACGGTCGGTGGCTCGTACATCAACTTCATGATGGAGGAAGGGGAGGACCGGGTTCAGGCCAGTTACGGCGACAACTACGAGCGGTTGCGCGCGGTCAAGGCGACGTACGACCCCGACAACTTCTTCCACGTGAACCAGAACATCGAACCGGCGAACTGA
- a CDS encoding metallophosphoesterase family protein — protein MLRVAVISDTHIPSRANRIPDWVRTRIMRADHTIHAGDFDSADALASVHELTDGNYTAVGGNTDPKSLRLPDVATLEVGGVTFVVTHGTGPKRGYRERVARIVRETVEEETSAKRATDASVVGVGGHTHRPMDETVDGVRLLNPGSATGAAPAEMATMFVVTVEDGEMDVQKHES, from the coding sequence ATGCTCCGGGTCGCCGTCATCAGCGACACGCACATCCCGTCGCGCGCGAACCGAATTCCCGACTGGGTTCGAACCCGAATCATGCGTGCGGACCACACGATTCACGCCGGGGATTTCGATTCGGCGGACGCGCTGGCGTCGGTTCACGAACTGACGGACGGCAACTACACCGCCGTCGGCGGAAACACCGACCCGAAGTCGCTTCGCTTGCCCGACGTGGCGACCCTCGAAGTCGGCGGCGTCACCTTCGTCGTCACGCACGGAACGGGACCGAAACGCGGATACAGGGAACGGGTCGCTCGAATCGTCCGCGAGACGGTCGAGGAAGAAACCTCGGCGAAGCGAGCGACGGACGCGTCCGTCGTCGGCGTCGGGGGGCACACGCACCGACCGATGGACGAGACGGTCGATGGCGTCCGCCTGTTGAATCCGGGGAGCGCGACGGGCGCGGCCCCGGCGGAGATGGCGACGATGTTCGTCGTAACCGTCGAGGACGGCGAGATGGACGTCCAGAAACACGAAAGCTGA
- a CDS encoding AAA family ATPase — protein sequence MKEANKDPEPTPVERPTDEFADPLSVEDAADLTGRIIDNIEHVIVGQHDVAEHILTTILARGHLLLEDVPGVGKTMLARSLARSIDCSFKRVQFTPDLLPSDVTGVNIYNQKTNEFEFQPGPIFGNVVLADEINRAPPKTQAALLESMEEEQVTIDGKTHDVPRPFTVIATQNAIEQDRTYELPVAEIDRFMKKLSLGYPNPEDESEVLRRVVGEHPIRRLDAVASASDIRRARATVSNVSVKKPVREYVTRLANYTRDRCQLGVSPRGSISLLRAAQARAVLDGREYVIPDDVKVEAEVVLAHRVRGNSGVMGGEEGRKIVQNALDNVPVE from the coding sequence ATGAAGGAAGCTAACAAAGATCCAGAGCCGACCCCTGTAGAGCGACCCACAGACGAATTCGCGGACCCCCTCTCGGTCGAGGACGCGGCGGATTTGACAGGACGCATCATCGACAACATCGAACACGTCATCGTCGGTCAGCACGACGTCGCGGAGCACATTTTGACGACGATTCTCGCACGCGGTCACCTCCTCCTCGAAGACGTTCCCGGCGTCGGGAAGACGATGCTCGCGCGGTCACTGGCGCGCTCCATCGACTGTTCGTTCAAGCGCGTGCAGTTCACGCCCGACCTCCTCCCATCGGACGTGACCGGCGTCAACATCTACAACCAGAAGACGAACGAGTTCGAGTTCCAACCCGGTCCCATCTTCGGAAACGTCGTCCTCGCCGACGAAATCAACCGCGCGCCGCCGAAGACCCAGGCCGCGCTGTTGGAATCGATGGAAGAAGAGCAGGTGACCATCGACGGGAAGACCCACGACGTTCCCCGTCCCTTCACGGTCATCGCCACGCAGAACGCCATCGAGCAGGACCGCACCTACGAACTCCCGGTCGCCGAAATCGACCGGTTCATGAAGAAACTCTCGCTCGGCTATCCGAACCCCGAGGACGAATCCGAGGTCCTCCGGCGCGTCGTCGGCGAGCACCCGATTCGCCGACTCGACGCGGTTGCGAGCGCCAGCGACATCCGCCGAGCCAGAGCGACCGTCTCGAACGTGAGCGTCAAGAAACCGGTTCGGGAGTACGTCACCCGACTGGCGAACTACACTCGGGACCGCTGTCAACTCGGCGTGAGTCCGCGCGGGTCGATTTCGCTGCTCCGCGCGGCACAAGCTCGAGCGGTCCTCGACGGCCGCGAGTACGTGATACCCGACGACGTGAAAGTCGAGGCGGAGGTCGTTCTCGCCCATCGCGTTCGGGGCAACTCGGGCGTCATGGGCGGCGAGGAAGGGCGGAAGATAGTACAGAACGCCCTCGACAACGTACCGGTGGAGTGA